A region of the Alligator mississippiensis isolate rAllMis1 chromosome 5, rAllMis1, whole genome shotgun sequence genome:
GATAAAAGGGAAATGTTTGAACTTGAGCAAGTGGTTAGGAACctcctggcagacaaggttccttgggtgaatttgatatcttttattagagcaacccaaatagttggagaatagtttttaagcaagctttcgggttcaaaaaccctttgtcaggctcaggaagctgcagcagttggtgtgtgctcttcctggatggaatgaaaagtaaacaagccagagactggactgggctgggctgggctgggctgggctggggagtcagttgccaggcagattgtaatgtatcaaaaatccaatgtctgtgtttagtccatgatctctagtatccaggaggttgatgaaatggagctcataggctcgtctctgggaagcgttgtgtaaatttcccttgaggatcaggactgagagattggagagagagtggccctcctgtgagaaatgtgcccccaccggtaattgggtatttctgtctttgatggatttccagtatgcgttcattctggtgcgcagttgttgtttggtctctcctacgtattttccatcagggcatttggtgcattggatgaggtatactacatttctggaggtgcagctgtaagatcctgggatgctgatggctctgttgtggggtgtagtaatagtggaggtggtggagatgtgttggcaggttttgcatttcttgtcctggcacggtctggatccttttggtgtgttctgggcttgaggaagtttgcttctggtgatgagggtagcgaggttcggtgcttgtctgaaggctaggatgggcgtctctgggaagatctttttaagaatagggtctctttctactatgggttgcaattgtttgaggattctccatacaggttcaagggaggggtgatacgtcataaccagtggtgtgcgatttgtgggggggtttcttctgtactgcagcagttcttcacgtggtatccaggtggctctttcaaacgtgcgatctacctctctggaggagtgtccttgctgggtgaaagcctttttaagattggtgaggtggcgatcccgggtgttctcttcagtacagacgcggtggtatctgagggcttggctgtatatcacagcttttctggtgtgtttcgggtgattgctggttctgtgcagatatgtatgttggtctgtgggtttcttgtatactgtggtctgtattttacccttctggatactgatcattgtgtctaaaaaggagatgttggtgctggagtattctaaagaaagtcagatggagggatggcgattgttgaatttctggtggaactccatcagagattgcaggttctcactccaaatgatgaagatgtcattgatgtatcttaagtatagtaagggtttgatggtgcagttcttgaggaagtttTCTTCCATTCCTGTCATTGTTAGGGATATCTCCCAGCCTAGAACCTGAAGTTTGGGCCCAGATTACCAGAGTGGACAATATTCCAAATTTCATCACTCTTTCAGTATAATAGCATAAATCAGCTCAGCACACTTATTTAATGGAGACCAGGATCTCAGCTGGCATCTTATTGCTAAGATCTGGTTCTGTCCTCAGACAAACACCTGTACCAGTCCCACTAGAGTCCTTTGGGGTAAACCGCTCTGTCCTGACTTCCTCTCATAAATTGGCCCAGCTGACTTTAACAGGGTTTCATGGGAAGTTACCTGTTGAAGAATATGGCTTACATTGTTTGGTCATTCTGTCCAATGGATGGTGGGGTTCACACTGTTAACATTAGTGTTACACAAATGACTAATTTATcaaatcaagagcaagaccttataaagggggttAAGGCAAAATGTACTGATTACATGAATCAGACATAGAAGTTTGGATATACCACTCATACAAACACATGCATATCAGCATGCAcaccacacacagacatacagacacaaaacaaccattccattcaaATGTTATAGTTACCAACAGCAGTTGCTCAATAATGGCACTAGGTGGCCAACCCAGGCCTATTGAGAAGATGAAGATAGAAACTGGAGCGGAGTGAATAGACACTGCTGCTTTCTTTGGAGCACAGACATTGAGAGAGGCTCATCCAACCTGACATTTTTCAGAGTCCTCTTTTATAGGGATTGCTGTCCTTTGTTTCagcactttggggttttttcatactgaatttctgtttttgcagttgtttctcATCCATCTTCTGCTTATCTCAGCTTGAGGTCATGTTGGTTGTAAAAAAGTTGGTATCTCAGCTCTTGAAGCatccttgctgcccatctggcaggatatGCTACATTCCTTTTCTTCATTATCTCCTTTGCGTCCTAGGCCTCAGAGGGATGCTTCAGtcatccattaattagtttaccaACTTGTAACTTAcacatttggcaccttgttgcttacataaacagttaagtCTTCCTTTTCCTGCCTTCATGCCATTCTCTCCCTGTCACATGCGCACGTTAAGCAAGACAAGACAAAATGGAATCTTTGGCTACTCATAGAATACAAGGTTAACATATCCAGAGAGGCCTACTATCCCGATGATGTTATTCTACTAACACTAAAAATCAATATCAAAGCAGCTCAAATTCATACTACTTTAGAAAAGTAAGGTCCTTCTTCCAAATTAGAAGCTGTTCTACCATAGTAGCCTGGAGATACTAGCAAGTTTCCCCTTCTTGAGCCTGTTTGCTTAGCTCCTCAGCTGCTTTCACAACTTGGAAGCAAGCATGACAGCTGTAGCTGGTCAGTTTTCCCCTATCTAGCCGTGATGGGCTGGTCTGAGCTATCACCCAGATACTAGGGTGCATGGCATTTTCAACATACCCAGCAATCTCCCTATAGCCTCCAGCCCTTGATTAGAAGACATGCATTACCTAGGAAACAAGACTGAGGATACAAATTCAACCCTTTCAACCAGTGCAGTTAAGTCATTTCTCTGCCCAAGTCAAGAAAGCAAGGAACTACTTTCACACGTACCGCTGGCACATAGTCGATCTTCGTCCCAGCATAGCCATAACAAAGTCCTTGTAAGGAACAGTGCTGCCTGTGTTCCCAGTGATGTCTTGGACTCGCGCCCTGAGCTCCAACAAGCTTCGGAAAACTTGGAACTCCCTCAGTAGGTTGCTCAGTGTCAGATAGTCTGAAATTAAGCCAGGCTCAGATATGTTCCATGTCACAGAAGTTACAGGTGGAAGAGACTTATTTATCATCTACTCCTGCCCCTCCAGTATTGTCCTCCACATTGGAAATACAAATAAGATCTGGAGTTTATCTTCATTGAGAGTTTTAAGAAATTGTTCTATGGCTATTATGGGCCAGAGGAGCTCCACAGGTCTATTGTGGCATGCTGGTAGACCGGGCACAGGTAGTCCTAGCTTCAGGCAGAATTCAAGGTAATTACATTGCATTTGCCTACACTAGAGCTCCTGCACTGTTCCAGAGCAGCCATAGGAAAATTTCAGAAAGTGTTTTGCATAGACAAGTCTCTGTGGTATCACTATGGTGATCTGTGGTACACACTATTTCTTGATGTTTGTAGACAGCAGGGGCTCACACTCGTCCTGAAGAGACCTGTAGAGCAGCCTCAGTGATAAAGTTCTTCTAAATCTAAAATCAGTTGGTCAACAAGAGTCTCCAATATGGATGGTCCCTAAAGGTTTTTAATACCTAGAGCGCAAGTGACACCTCATTTATCTATTTTTCCTCCCTACCTCTTTGGCATTATTATAAACTGTTACATGATGTCCCCCAagcaaaaaaagaagagaaattgaACTAAGGTGCATATCCTGCCATGGGCTCCACACATTAATTCTAAGGTAGTACAGGAGAGGATGGCACCTTGCCCTGGATACAAGGTGTAGGTAGTCTCAAGAGAAATACAAGCATTTGAGAGAAGTGGGGAATTTTCATATTTGTGAAGTGTTTTCTTAATAGGAGACTCAAGCAAGGTCCATTTGGGACTGGATGAGAAACCCAATAAAAATCTCACATACAAGGAGAGACATCCCATTGCTATCCTATCAAACATTGCAACGTAGGTCTTAGGTGGTTACTAGTTATTGAACCATGTAGGTGCATTCCCTAGTCATGAGAGCCATCTTCCAAACCTGGCAAGCATGTCTTTGCTGTTCTACTTCCCATCTTCAGGCACTGAGATTTTTCTTCCCTTGTTACAGAGCATTAAAGCGACCCCAGGGGACTGAACAGCTATGGGACAACCTTGTACTCAGATGATCATTTCCCTCCCACATCCTCAGCCTCACCATTCTGAATAGCACCTTTGGAGCCAGGGATATGATCCACTAACACCAAGGAGTTTCCTCAGTGGGTCTGGGATTAACCACCAGagtaagctttagttaaaaaagCTGATGGTACATGTTGTTCAGGAGGTCAGAACCAGTTCAATCAGCGATAATGCTACTGTATCTGCTGTGAGCTTTTTCCATCCCAGGTCTACTTCCCTTTATGGCTCTTATTTTGAGGATTAAAAGGAGAACCTCCTCTATACAATCTCTCTTGTGAAATAAGATTGAGCTTTACACCTCAGCACTTCAGTAGACATACTAGCAGAGCAAGGGGCCCTTCAGATCTGCTCTGCTGGAAAAGGGAAGCCAGGTCTACAAGCAGTGAGAATTAAGTGACATTGTACCAATTTCTCCTGTGTGCATAGCATCATATTCCAGAAATGCACctaggagagaaagagagaggggagagtCACCATTTTCTTAAACCAAACTTGCTGCACTTGCATTGATCTTCTACAGCAAATAGCCATATGGAGATACACATCCAAGGTTACTTGTCCGGGTGTCTGGGTACTCACCACCCCTAATTCTGCGGCAGGGCTGATTGAGGGATGGTGGCTCTCTTTCACACATGCAATCAATCATTTCTCAGGGAATTTCTACAGATACATTAGAAATGTTTTGTTCTCTCTTAGGTTATTCCACATTCAGGCACCTGGATAGGCTCTATTTCAGCTAAAAATATAAGGAGCTTCCATTGGCAAGAACTGTCAGGCTAGAGATAATGACAAAAGCTGTTGCAATCAAGCAATTTACACATGTGTTAGAGGGACAACATAGGTCTCAGGGGCATTCTCTCCCCCTACAGCCTCTTCAGCATCTTGAAGCCAGATTTGCAGCTGGTGGAAGCTAGCATAGGCATTACAGTCAGTAGAGTTGTGTCAGTTCACACCAGCTGGGTGCGTGGGTTAGAGGCCCAAGGTCTCCATAGCCCAATTCAGTAGCGCAAAACCAATTTAAAATTACAGCATTTTTAAAGTGGGGGGGAGAATCATTGTCCTGTTTGTTGACTTGATTTATATGCCACTTGTTCCTAAACTTCTGGTTGCCCAATGAACAGGAGATCCAAGAATTACCACCAGCTACAGCCAACAGTGATCTAAATGCATAGTCCACATATGCCGACTAGCTCAGACAGCGTTAAGACTTCCCAACACATACTGCAATCATTAGCAAATCTCTGCTTTCCCTGAATATCTAGCTACCTGTTTTGGTGTTACAAAACTATCCTCTACACATCTCGTCACCAGGCTGGACTTACCCTTCAGCAGTTCCAGTTTTTCCTGGAGATTTGGAATATCTTGGAATGGTTCATCAGCCAGGTACTCCTGTTCAGGCAGAGAAGTGTCACCAATTGCTCTCCCTGGGCTTATGACATCCCCTAGGTGAGTCTATCCCAGTTCTGAATCATCATCCGTCTCTTATCGGCTTGTGTTTGAGAGACTCCGAGTTTACACCCTCACCCCCACTATACCAGTCTAGTGGAGGCCTGTCATGAGTTAAAAAATGAGGAGGGAGATTCTGCAAGAATCATTACAtgctatatagagagagagatgcaaGGTAGAGAACATTTTGCTTTCTTATCTTCCTGCCCTACTCACTACATTCTTCAACTCATCAAACCTGAGTGATGGAGAAAGCTTGCAGCTTCTTTCAGTTGTATGTGAAAGTTTGCTTTCCTTCTCAATCTTTGCTTTCTTTCCCTTTGAGCCAGGAAGAAGTAAACAGCCACAGATCTCAGTTAATCCTGAAATAAGAGAGATAttctttcctgttttgttttttagctaGATGCTTGCTATAACTTGGGTAATTAAAGGATTTCTTGCAAGCTTCAATCTCATGAGGCTTCCTGGTGGAACAGATCTCCCAAACCCATGACAGCTTTTATCATGGAGCCTGAATGTAGCTGTTATCTTTACTAGAAAGAGATGGCACCGTACAGAAGACATTCCAACATTCAGACCCTTCAGGACAGACTTTCAGCCACTTCACTAGAGGCTGTACTTGCTTATAGAAGAGCTACATTTGATCTGATTTGCCTATCAGGGACTCTAAAGCAAGTCTGTTGCTTTATTTTGGACTCTGTGAAAGGGAATCAATTTAAACACCCAAATCT
Encoded here:
- the LOC102576165 gene encoding allograft inflammatory factor 1-like, translating into MAGKEIELLKNQEMELYLVNKEYLADEPFQDIPNLQEKLELLKGAFLEYDAMHTGEIDYLTLSNLLREFQVFRSLLELRARVQDITGNTGSTVPYKDFVMAMLGRRSTMCQRFLQYSGKEGDAVKKPSLIEPGSHASYLGPETECISSPLSTLPPPPPPPSPVDG